AGTATATTTTCGCCTTCGACAACGGGAATAAAGGTGATTATATACTATAAAACGTCTAAAGCAGCGATGTCCAGCCCcttacggtagcgttgatggcaagtcacacGCATTCTTTTTCTCTTTGCTTCAGTAGTTGTTGGGACAGCGATATAAGCTCTTTGGCGATATAAGCGAATTACAAAccaaatttgttgtcatttaagtccagatttatatgcaaaatcgaaattaTGTCATCTATTATTTGGCAAATATGTTGATATATTGCATAAGTACTTGCGGAATCGAAATTTTTAAGTCATTATATGTTTTCAAATTAAATGCTTTGCAAGATACTACCGTATTTTCTCTAGTTATCACGTGCTAATCACGAATAATTCCAccgcacaggttagcatgtccgcctatgacgctgaacgcctgggttcgaatcctggcgagaccattagaaaaaattttcaacggtggttttcccctcctaatgctggcaacatttgtgaggtactatgccatgtaaaacttgaatcggactgcactcattgatatgtgagaagtttgcccctgttccttagtggaatgttcatgggcaaaatttacatttacaatCACGAATAATTCCTTGTGAAAAACGGATTGTGCGACTGTTCCATATTTCTTCTTATAAGAGTTGTATGACTTAAGTGAAATTTGGTTACTAAATGCAGATATAAGAGCTATCGCGAAAGCGCACTACTCGCGAGACGGTGTCTATTCATCATTCctatacataatttaaatttgtcCTTATGTATAAAGAATTGTAAACAATTTATTAATAATAAACTTAAACTGTACGTTGGGGTTTTAtagattttgtttcttttttatgttttatgaaaaattcatatatttGTTAGCTTTAAAAGAATTTACAGATACACTCCCACTACTTATTTAGATAAGATAAACTTTTTTAAAGTTTACTTCTTCTTGGGGGCAGCAGCGACTTTCTTCTTTCTAGCTTCAAAGGCCTTCTTCAACATAGCAGCGCGATTGGCAGCGGCTTTGGTAGCAACCACAGCAAAGTGATTCTTAGCCAATTCAACGTTGTTCTTCTTTGCCTTGGCCAAGGTCTTGGCAATGGTACGTTGTTCAGCAGCCAAAGCAGCACGACGACGAAGAACCTCAGCATATGGGTTCAACTTAATGAGCTGACGAACATTTGACAATGGATTGAGACGACGTACACGACGGAAGACCTTCTTGCGTGGATCACGAAGAACCTTGCGGATTTCTTCAGACTTTAGAAGGCGCGACAAGTCAGTGTTGGCCATCTTGGGTTGGGGAAGGTTGTATCCCTTCTTTAAGGTGGAACCAGATTTCCAGGTGCCAAACAATTCATTGAGACGAGCAAAGGCTGATTCAGTCCATATGACGAAGCGACCGACATGGCCTCCAGGAGCCAACTTCAGCAAATTCATCTTATCGACAGACATGGTTTCAATGCCGGGGATATTGCGGAAAGCACGACGCAAACCTTCATCCTTATAGTAAACGATGAGAGGACCACGACGGGCAATGCGACGACGGTCGCGCATGGTACCACGACCAGCACGGAAACGTTGCGATTTGTACACCTGAAAGTAAATGTGGAAAATTAAGTTCATAACTTCAATCCATTTCGATTAATCACTTCAATTCTAGACAGAAAAGTTGTTGATTTAAGTTACCCCGTTTAAAAAGCATCAATGGCTTAAAAACGGAACGCCTACCGAAACCAAAATTTTTCTAGCAGTTATTTTTAATCAAcactttttaaacaaaatcattCAAATTTAGATCTGCCAAAAAGCTGTAACTGCAAATATAAGTTATACTAAAGACCACCCTTTGCATTGATTAACTGAAGCGAACGGTTCCAAAGgatgaaaaaatatttaccataaaaaaatatgttttaagaCATTGTCGATATAGGTTATATGCAAatacaattttgcccatgaacattccattaaggatccgGGACAAaattcccacatatcaatgattcaagttcaagctcaattataagagaCCTCGTTTTAATAACTatgtctgaacggcgtgccgcagtgcgacacctctttggggtgccgctgaaatttttttaataatcttcTTTCCAGATCCAGAacttcggcgtcataggcgga
This Stomoxys calcitrans chromosome 2, idStoCalc2.1, whole genome shotgun sequence DNA region includes the following protein-coding sequences:
- the LOC106095016 gene encoding large ribosomal subunit protein uL4, with translation MSLANARPLVSVYSEKNEQIKDKNICLPAVFKAPIRPDVVNDIHQLMRRNKRQPYAVSEQAGHQTSAESWGTGRAVARIPRVRGGGTHRSGQGAFGNMCRGGRMFAPTKTYRRWHRKVNVNQRRYALVSAIAASGVPALVQSKGHIIDGVSEFPLVVSDEVQKLQKTKQAVVFLRRMKIWADIQKVYKSQRFRAGRGTMRDRRRIARRGPLIVYYKDEGLRRAFRNIPGIETMSVDKMNLLKLAPGGHVGRFVIWTESAFARLNELFGTWKSGSTLKKGYNLPQPKMANTDLSRLLKSEEIRKVLRDPRKKVFRRVRRLNPLSNVRQLIKLNPYAEVLRRRAALAAEQRTIAKTLAKAKKNNVELAKNHFAVVATKAAANRAAMLKKAFEARKKKVAAAPKKK